In one Neobacillus sp. CF12 genomic region, the following are encoded:
- a CDS encoding MATE family efflux transporter gives MNQTFTLKEKTKQIFVMLIPILITQLGMFSMVFFNTIMSGKYSSSDLAAVAIGSSIWSPIFTGISGILLAVSPIAAQRFGEKRGREVASVVRHGLYLSLMIALVVIVLGVFFLDPILDKMNLPSAVHETAFDYLAGLSYGILPLFIFNVLRSFIYALGKTRVVMYILLLSLPINFFLNYVLIFGYWGFPELGGAGAGYATSITYWVITAMTVFIVKTQDPFSSFSVFENLRHFSFEECKEILKIGVPMGLSTFFETSMFAVVTILLSKFNVTTIAAYQSALNIVSFLYMIPISISMAQTVLVGYEVGSGRYKDAKSYSWLGIYLAILIAIITGVFVVLFRYQVAGFYSNETEVINLTAHFLIFALFFQICDAIQATAQAALRGYKDVNLAFIMTLIAYWLICLPVGYGLANFTDLGATGYWLGLTVGLLAAGIALSWRLLYIQKYKFIDTQKLNAL, from the coding sequence ATGAATCAGACTTTTACATTAAAGGAAAAGACAAAACAAATTTTTGTCATGTTAATTCCTATCTTAATTACACAACTTGGAATGTTTTCGATGGTATTTTTTAATACCATCATGTCTGGAAAGTACAGTTCTTCTGATCTTGCTGCTGTGGCAATTGGTTCCTCGATCTGGAGCCCGATCTTTACTGGTATTAGTGGGATTCTACTGGCAGTATCTCCGATAGCTGCTCAGCGATTTGGGGAAAAACGGGGCAGGGAGGTAGCTTCTGTTGTACGACATGGACTTTATCTTTCCTTGATGATCGCACTAGTGGTGATTGTACTTGGAGTTTTCTTTCTTGATCCAATTCTGGATAAAATGAATCTTCCTAGTGCCGTTCATGAGACGGCTTTTGACTATTTGGCTGGGCTATCTTACGGAATTCTTCCTTTATTTATTTTTAATGTGCTAAGGTCTTTTATTTATGCATTAGGAAAAACAAGGGTAGTGATGTATATCCTGCTTCTGTCCTTACCTATCAATTTCTTCTTGAATTATGTGTTAATCTTTGGATATTGGGGATTTCCCGAACTTGGCGGCGCAGGAGCAGGCTATGCCACTTCTATCACCTATTGGGTGATAACCGCAATGACGGTGTTCATAGTTAAAACACAGGACCCTTTTTCAAGTTTTTCAGTTTTCGAGAATCTAAGACACTTCTCATTTGAGGAGTGTAAAGAAATATTAAAGATTGGTGTTCCCATGGGACTATCAACATTCTTTGAAACAAGTATGTTTGCAGTAGTAACGATCCTTTTAAGTAAATTTAATGTTACGACGATTGCGGCCTATCAATCAGCCTTGAATATTGTTTCTTTCCTATATATGATACCGATTAGCATTTCAATGGCACAAACGGTATTAGTGGGATATGAGGTAGGTTCAGGAAGGTACAAAGACGCAAAAAGCTACAGTTGGCTGGGTATCTATTTGGCTATCTTAATTGCCATCATTACAGGGGTTTTCGTAGTTCTATTCCGGTACCAAGTTGCAGGATTCTATTCGAATGAAACAGAAGTCATAAACTTAACAGCTCACTTCTTGATTTTCGCGTTGTTCTTCCAGATTTGTGATGCCATTCAAGCCACTGCACAAGCAGCATTACGAGGCTACAAAGATGTCAATCTTGCCTTTATCATGACCTTAATTGCTTATTGGCTTATCTGCCTCCCGGTTGGATATGGGCTTGCGAACTTTACC